Proteins encoded together in one Vigna angularis cultivar LongXiaoDou No.4 chromosome 5, ASM1680809v1, whole genome shotgun sequence window:
- the LOC108338900 gene encoding electron transfer flavoprotein subunit alpha, mitochondrial — protein sequence MAARALLRVIKKRAVSCPAFRGHYTFRHGSTLVVAEHEGGVIKPPSLSALAAATCLPDPDSSVSVLLAGSGPSLHQAASHAASSYPSISKVLVADSDKFKNPLAEPWAKLVHLVQHSGGYSHIFAAANSFGKNIMPRVAALLDVSPITDVTGISDSNTFIRPIYAGNALCTVRYTGASPCILTIRSTSFPALQKSVDSNEASISQVDLSTLDEDLGRSTYISQSSQDDERPDLGNARVVVTGGRALKSAENFKLIEALAEKLGAAVGATRAAVDAGYVPNDLQVGQTGKIVAPELYMAFGVSGAIQHLAGMRDSKVIVAVNNDADAPIFQVADYGLVGDLFEVIPELLEKLPEKK from the exons ATGGCCGCTCGCGCGTTGCTCAGGGTGATAAAGAAACGTGCCGTTTCGTGCCCCGCATTCCGCGGCCACTACACTTTTCGACAC GGTAGCACGCTCGTTGTGGCGGAACACGAAGGTGGCGTTATCAAACCCCCTTCTCTCTCTGCACTTGCCGCTGCCACGTGTCTTCCCGACCCTGACTCTTCCGTTTCGGTGCTCTTGGCTGGTTCCGGTCCTTCTCTTCATCAAGCTGCTTCACACGCTGCTTCGTCCTACCCTTCAATCTCCAAG GTGCTGGTAGCAGATTCCGATAAATTCAAAAACCCTTTGGCAGAACCTTGGGCTAAATTAGTTCATTTGGTTCAGCATAGTGGTGGTTACTCTCACATATTTGCTGCAGCAAATTCTTTTGGGAAAAACATAATGCCACGAGTCGCTGCTCTTTTAGATGTTTCTCCAATTACTGATGTTACTGGAATTTCTGATTCCAATACTTTTATAAG GCCAATATATGCTGGAAATGCACTTTGTACTGTTCGATATACTGGTGCCAGTCCTTGTATATTAACAATTAGATCCACGTCTTTTCCTGCTCTTCAGAAGTCAGTTGACTCTAATGAGGCTTCCATATCCCAGGTTGACCTTTCAACCTTGGACGAAG ATCTGGGAAGGTCTACATATATATCCCAAAGTTCTCAGGATGATGAACGACCAGATCTTGGGAATGCACGGGTTGTAGTTACTGGTGGCCGAGCACTAAAGAGCGCTGAGAACTTCAAATTGATAGAAGCTCTCGCCGAGAAACTTGGTGCTGCTg TTGGTGCCACTCGTGCTGCCGTGGATGCAGGATATGTTCCTAATGATCTCCAG GTTGGGCAAACTGGAAAGATAGTTGCCCCTGAGCTCTATATGGCTTTTGGTGTATCTGGAGCTATTCAACACTTGGCAGGGATGAGGGATTCCAAAGTTATTGTTGCTGTGAACAATGATGCCGATGCTCCTATATTTCAG GTAGCCGATTATGGACTTGTTGGAGATCTGTTTGAGGTGATACCAGAGTTACTGGAGAAGCTTCCTGAGAAAAAGTAA
- the LOC108339281 gene encoding uncharacterized protein LOC108339281: MVCEPQYLLELEYFPEPQIETHSGQPKVQTKCGEKKVEIEVGEAHIELDLEEEDVVVADVESEVVPNVEAKVEGDVGVDVEGQVEAEVEAVGDVHGEAEVEPNGEGDIHVGVNVEGQVEVEVEPQVEAMSDVQADGFQTHCQAEPQAEVEANGEGDMDVGVNVEAEGEVEGDGVDAQGQADIGAYEYDVRSWNVPEQDEFTDHGDKVEFDIFEDDDDRDGYGDFGIFSMPKSMEQYKWELRKIIDKHTCSRDFNIRLMTSKWLSGSLEKTIKENPNIDLYNLQNKVSKKWNIGVSRSTMCRAKAMAFKQIEGDIKEQYKRLYDYANELLRSNPSSIVKLHVEPSEDNPIFKRLYVCLKACKDSFVSCRPIIGLDGYFLKGKYGGELLIVVARDGNEQMCPLAYAVVEVENKDSWAWFLQLLINDLGGVEGLVPALQEFLPGVE; the protein is encoded by the exons ATGGTGTGTGAGCCTCAGTATCTTCTGGAGTTGGAATACTTTCCTGAACCCCAAATTGAGACACATAGTGGTCAACCAAAAGTTCAAACAAAGTGTGGTGAAAAGAAAGTTGAGATAGAGGTTGGTGAAGCACACATTGAGTTAGACCTAGAGGAAGAGGATGTTGTAGTGGCTGATGTAGAGTCTGAGGTAGTGCCCAATGTAGAAGCAAAGGTAGAGGGTGATGTTGGTGTGGATGTAGAGGGTCAAGTAGAGGCAGAGGTTGAGGCAGTGGGTGATGTACATGGTGAG GCAGAGGTTGAGCCAAATGGGGAGGGAGACATTCATGTTGGTGTCAATGTAGAGGGTCAGGTAGAGGTAGAGGTTGAACCACAGGTTGAGGCAATGAGTGATGTACAGGCTGATGGTTTTCAGACACACTGTCAAGCAGAGCCTCAGGCTGAGGTTGAGGCAAATGGGGAGGGAGACATGGATGTTGGTGTCAAT GTAGAGGCAGAGGGTGAGGTAGAGGGTGATGGTGTGGACGCACAGGGTCAGGCTGACATAGGAGCTTATGAGTATGATGTTAGAAGTTGGAATGTGCCCGAACAGGATGAGTTCACTGACCATGGAGATAAAGTGgaatttgatatatttgaag ATGATGATGATAGAGATGGGTATGGAGATTTTGGGATTTTTTCAATGCCCAAAAGTATGGAACAATATAAATGGGAA TTAAGGAAGATTATAGACAAGCACACATGCAGTAGAGATTTTAACATCCGTTTAATGACTTCAAAATGGTTGAGTGGGAGTTTAGAGAAAACCATCAAGGAGAATCCCAATATTGATTTGTAtaacctacaaaacaaagtttCTAAGAAGTGGAACATTGGTGTTTCTCGGTCTACAATGTGTAGGGCAAAAGCAATGGCTTTTAAACAAATAGAAGGTGATATTAAGGAACAATATAAAAGATTGTATGATTATGCAAATGAGTTGCTTCGATCAAATCCTAGTTCAATTGTCAAACTTCATGTTGAACCTAGTGAGGACAATCCAATATTCAAGAGACTATATGTCTGTTTGAAGGCTTGTAAGGACAGCTTCGTTTCATGTAGGCCTATTATAGGTTTGGATGGGTAtttcttaaaaggaaaatatggaGGTGAGTTGTTAATTGTAGTTGCAAGAGATGGGAATGAACAAATGTGTCCTTTGGCATACGCtgttgtggaggtggagaataaggaCAGTTGGGCTTGGTTTTTACAATTGCTCATTAATGATCTTGGTGGTGTGGAG GGACTTGTACCAGCATTACAAGAATTTCTACCTGGTGTGgagtga